From the genome of Rathayibacter sp. VKM Ac-2804:
GCCGTGCACGAAGACGCGCTCGGCGCCCGCGAGCAGCTCGGCGACCGGCTCGAGGCGGTCGGTCGTGAGCGCGGCGGTCGCTGTCGACACCTCGGCGACGATCGCGGCGAGGGCCTGGGCGGGGTCGACGGTGACGTCGGTGGATGCGGGCATGCGGCCAGCCTGCGCTCACGGGAGAGCGGCTCCCACCACCCGATGGGACGGGTCGGCCTACCCGATCGGGTGGGTCGCGCCTCGCGCGGGTAGGACGGGTAGGTTCGGAGCATGGAGCCCGCCGAGACCGCCGCCGAGACACCCGCCTCCCGCGCCCTGCTGCAGCAGCACGCCCGCACCGTCGCCGAGCAGGCCGACCGGCACGCGGTGGCGCTGGAGTCGGTGCTCGCCGCCCTGCGCGCCGAGCGCCTGGACGACCGGGCGGCCCGGACCGTCGCGATCGACATCGCCGCGAACGCGCTGGTCGAGCTGCGCACCGCCTCCGACGAGCAGCGCAGCGCGATGCTCGAGCCGGTCGTCGGCGCCTTCGCCCGGCTGCGGCGCGATCTGCGCCCGCTCGTGCGGTTCGGCGACCTCGACGTGCAGTTCGTCGAGCCGCCGGCCACCGGCCGCGCCCTGCCCGGCGAGGTCGCGCACGCGGCCCGTGCGATCGTCCGCAGCGCCGTGCTGGCGTTCGTGGAGTCGGAGCAGACGCGTCGCGTGCGGATCCAGTGGGACTGCGACGGACTGAACCTGCTCGTCGAGATCCGCGACGACGGCCGCGGCGAGCTGACCACCCGCGACGAGGCGCTGCGCCCGATCGCCGAGCGCGTCCGCGGTCTCGACGGCGAGCTCTCGATCGCGTCGACCGCGGGCTGGGGCTCGACCCTGTCGATCCGCCTGCCGCTGGACCCGCCGGCTCAGCCGGACGGACTGGACCTCGCCGAATTGAGCGCCCGCGAGCGCGAGGTGCTGAACCTGATCACGCTCGGCGCCTCGAACCAGCGGATCGCGGACGACCTCGGCATCAGCGGCAACACCGCGAAGTTCCACGTGTCGAACCTGCTGCGCAAGGCCGGCGCGCGCAACCGGGCGGAGCTGGCCGCCCTCGCCCGGTGACGCGCGCCGGTCGCGCCGGACCGTCGGCGGGTCAGCCGATCAGCTCGGCCACCGTGTAGCCGAAGACGGCGCCGTCGGCGTCCTCCGCTTCGACGCCCGCGTAGACGAAGCCGAACGGGTTGTCGCCGCCGACGATCGCGTTGTAGACGCCGTGGACCTCGAAGCGGCCCGTCGCCGGGTCGACCGCGACGTACCGGCCGGCGTCGCGGCGGAGGTCGACGCGACCGGCGCTCACCTCGGAGAAGTTGAGGAAGACCTTGGTCGGCAGGGGGCCGCGGGAGATGGTGACGACGCCGGTGAGCACCGGGAACTCGACGCGGTCGCCGGCGCGGGTGCCGCGGTACTGGACCGGGGTGAAGGCGATGGTGCCGGTGATCGGGCCCTTGTCGGCCTCGGGCGCGGTCGAGGCGGCGGCGGCCGGCGTGGCGATCGCGACGGCGATCACGGGGACCGACCAGGCGGCGCCGGCGAGGACGCTGCGTCGGGGCAGGGCGGGCAGGGTGGAGCGCAGGCGGGTGTCGTTCATCAGGGTGTCCTTGGGGGTGAGGAGCGCGGGCCCGGGCGCTCCGGAAGGAGGCGGGCCGGCGGCGGGCGTGAGAGCGGCGGGGCAGCGCCGCACGCGAGGTGCGCCGCTCGGGATGCCCGTGCCGCTCAGGTCTTCGTCACGACGGCAGTTTCGGGTTGCCTGTCGCGACAACCGACCTTCTCACACCCTGCATGCGTATGCATAGACCTTCTCCGGCAACTGTCGGGTTTCGACGTGCCGACGGCTCGGGCCCCCTGCATGCTGATCGAGCAGCCCACGGAGCGAGCCTCCCGGCTGATGGGTAGCCCCCGCAGCGGGCCTCCACGCCGATCGGCGTGCCCGCGGGGACGGGCCCATGCTGATCGAGTAGCCCGCGCAGCGGGCGTATCGAGATCCACCACCGCCCGAAGGCGAGTCCGCAGTCCCGCCCTGCCGGCGACGTCGGGTCTCGATACGCCCCTGCGGGGCTACTCGACCAGCATGTACGCCCCTGCGGGGCTACTCGACCAGCATGTACGCCCCTGCGGGGCTACTCGACCAGCATGTACGGCGAGTGGACCCGGAACGGGGTCCTGCTGGAGCGCAGGGCCCAATAGGCGTCCACTCGCGTAGGTCGGCGCTCGTGAGTGGACGCGGGCGGGGGCCTGCTCGCGGCGCGAGCCCCATCGCGGGTCCGCTGGCGAAAGCATGCCGATCGAGGTGCCCGCGCAGCGGGCCCCCATGCTGATCGAGCAGCCCGCGGAGTGGGCGTCTCGAGATCCATCGCCGTCAGAACGCGAGTCTGCAGACCCGCCCTGCTGGCGATGTTCGGTCTCGATACGCCCCTGCGGGGCTACTCGACCAGCATGTTCGGGCGGGCGCAGGTCTCGATCCGGGGGTCAGCGCCTCGCCGGTGCTTCCCTCCGCCCGCCCACGCCTGCTACGGTGCCTGAACCGGTTAAGTAAACCGGTTCAGACCACTCGACGACGAGCAGGAGGCGCGGCCATGGCGGCACGACCGACGATCCTCGACGTCGCCCGCGCGGCCGGCGTCAGCAAGGCGCTCGTCTCCTTCGCGCTCAACGACCGGCCGGGCGTCTCGCCGGAGTCGCGCGAGCGGATCCTCCGCGTCGCCGCCGAGCTCGGCTACCGCCCCAGCCTCACCGCCCGCTCGCTCTCGACGAGCGTCTCGTTCGCGGTCGGGCTCGTCGTGGCCCGCGACCCCGAGGTGATCGCCGCCGACCCGTTCTTCCCCGCCTTCATCTCCGGCGTCGAGCGGGTGCTCGCCGAGCACGGCCGGGTGCTGGTGCTCAGCGTCGTCGACCCGGGCGCCTCGGAGGAGGCGGTCTACCGCACGCTCGCCGCCGACCGCCGCGTCGACGGCGTCTTCCTCAGCGACCTCCGCGAGGGCGACGCCCGGCCCGCGCTGCTCGCCGAGCTGGGCCTGCCCGCGGTCACTCTCGGTCGCCTCGACGGCTCGACCTCGCCCGCGGTCGTGATGGACGACACCGCCGGCATCACCGGCGCCGTGCAGCACCTCGCCGCGCTCGGCCACCGCCGGATTGCTCACGTCGCCGGCTCCGGGCACCTGCTGCACTCCCTCCGCCGCCGCGAGGCGTTCGAGCGCGCCTGCGCCGACGCCGGCCTCGAGCCCGGCCCTGTCGTCGCCACCGACTTCAGCGCCGGCCAGGGCGCGAGCGCCACCGAGACCCTGCTCGACTCCGCCGTGCCGCCCACCGCGATCGTCTTCGCCAACGACCCGATGGCCATCGCCGGTCTCGGCGTCGCGCACACCCGCGGGCTGCGCCTGCCGGACGACCTCTCGATCACCGGCTTCGACGACTCCGAGATCGCCGCGCACGTCTATCCCTCGCTGACCTCCGCCCGCACGCGCCCCGCGCGCTGGGGCGAGGCGGCCGCGCGGACCCTCCTCGACCTGATCGAGAACGGCACCGCCCCCGACGTCGACCTCGAGCCCGCAGGACTCGTGGTCCGCCGTTCGACCGCCGCGCCGCGGCGCCTGCACACCTGAGCACCACCCGCCTGAGCACAAGGAGAACACCATGGCCTCGATGAAGAGACGCTGGCTGACCGGAGTGGGCATCGCCTCGCTCGCGACCCTCGGACTGACCGCCTGCAGTGGCGGCGGGGGAGGCGCCTCCACCGACCTGACCGCGACCGGCCCGATCACCATCTGGTACTCGAACAACGAGCAGGAGGTGCAGTGGGGGAAGTCGATGGTCGACGCCTGGAACGCCGACCACCCCGACGAGCAGATCACCGGCCAGGAGATCCCGGCCGGCAAGAGCAGCGAGGAGGTCATCGGCGCCGCGATCACCGCAGGAAACGCGCCCTGCCTCGTCTTCAACACGGCGCCCAGCGCGGTCGGCCAGTTCGAGCGCCAGGGCGGCCTCGTGAACCTGTCCGAGTTCGAGGACGGCGTCGACTACATCGAGACCCGCAGCGGCGACCTCGCCGAGCAGTACCAGAACGCCGACGGCGACTACTTCCAGATGCCGTGGAAGAGCAACCCGGTCGTCATCTTCTACAACAAGGACGTCTTCACCGCGGCCGGTCTCGACCCGGAGAATCCCTCGCTCGCCACCTACGACGAGTTCACCGCCACCGCGAAGACCCTCGTCGAGTCCGGAGCCGCGCCCGCCGCGATCCAGCCCGCGCCGACCAGCGAGTTCTTCCAGACCCAGTTCGACTTCATGCCG
Proteins encoded in this window:
- a CDS encoding LuxR C-terminal-related transcriptional regulator; its protein translation is MEPAETAAETPASRALLQQHARTVAEQADRHAVALESVLAALRAERLDDRAARTVAIDIAANALVELRTASDEQRSAMLEPVVGAFARLRRDLRPLVRFGDLDVQFVEPPATGRALPGEVAHAARAIVRSAVLAFVESEQTRRVRIQWDCDGLNLLVEIRDDGRGELTTRDEALRPIAERVRGLDGELSIASTAGWGSTLSIRLPLDPPAQPDGLDLAELSAREREVLNLITLGASNQRIADDLGISGNTAKFHVSNLLRKAGARNRAELAALAR
- a CDS encoding LacI family DNA-binding transcriptional regulator, which produces MAARPTILDVARAAGVSKALVSFALNDRPGVSPESRERILRVAAELGYRPSLTARSLSTSVSFAVGLVVARDPEVIAADPFFPAFISGVERVLAEHGRVLVLSVVDPGASEEAVYRTLAADRRVDGVFLSDLREGDARPALLAELGLPAVTLGRLDGSTSPAVVMDDTAGITGAVQHLAALGHRRIAHVAGSGHLLHSLRRREAFERACADAGLEPGPVVATDFSAGQGASATETLLDSAVPPTAIVFANDPMAIAGLGVAHTRGLRLPDDLSITGFDDSEIAAHVYPSLTSARTRPARWGEAAARTLLDLIENGTAPDVDLEPAGLVVRRSTAAPRRLHT
- a CDS encoding extracellular solute-binding protein translates to MASMKRRWLTGVGIASLATLGLTACSGGGGGASTDLTATGPITIWYSNNEQEVQWGKSMVDAWNADHPDEQITGQEIPAGKSSEEVIGAAITAGNAPCLVFNTAPSAVGQFERQGGLVNLSEFEDGVDYIETRSGDLAEQYQNADGDYFQMPWKSNPVVIFYNKDVFTAAGLDPENPSLATYDEFTATAKTLVESGAAPAAIQPAPTSEFFQTQFDFMPLYAAATGGTGLVEDGKATFADDAGYQVADFWKSLYDQGLAGREQYQGDAFADGQAAMSIVGPWAVSVYEDLNWGSVSVPTPDGTPAEDTWTFSDAKNVGLYSACENKGTAWEVLKFATSEEQDRSLLETTGQMPLRTDLQTTYADYFEANPAYQRFGDQASRTIEVPSGPNTVQMLQAIRDAWGKTVIFGDGDVQSALDGAAETVTGLAGQQ